In a genomic window of Procambarus clarkii isolate CNS0578487 chromosome 12, FALCON_Pclarkii_2.0, whole genome shotgun sequence:
- the stas gene encoding transmembrane protein 41B: protein MTQSEGGHVEGGTEASMDTRRALLCLVAIFLLSLTTLTFVYKNFPELEEDEYQYMKLPMDIEDAKNLGRVLSHYKDRYFVEVLAGIFVTYIFLQTFAVPGSIFLSILSGFLFRWELALLLICFCSAAGASFCYLLSYLVGRPVVLKYLPDRTKTWQEKVDKQRENLLFYIIFLRITPFLPNWFINISSPIVNVPLWPFCLGTFLGVAPPSILAVQAGTTLYQLTSSSDAFSLTSVVLLTAAALLSLVPIILRSRLREKFD from the exons ATGACGCAGAGTGAAGGAGGGCACGTGGAGGGAGGGACAGAGGCGAGTATGGACACAAGACGTGCTCTCTTGTGCCTTGTTGCCATCTTCCTCCTCTCGCTCACCACCCTCACCTTTGTATATAAAAATTTCCCGGAATTGGAAGA AGATGAGTATCAGTACATGAAGCTGCCAATGGATATAGAAGATGCTAAGAATCTGGGTCGTGTTCTCTCCCACTACAAGGATCGATATTTTGTGGAGGTCCTGGCTGGAATCTTTGTTACATATATCTT TCTTCAAACATTTGCTGTGCCTGGATCAATATTTCTCTCCATCCTTTCTG GTTTCCTCTTCCGCTGGGAGTTGGCACTGCTTCTCATATGCTTCTGCTCAGCAGCTGGCGCCTCCTTCTGCTACCTGCTTTCTTATTTAGTAGGCAGACCTGTTGTCCTCAAGTATCTGCCAGATCGTACAAAAACATGGCAAGAAAag GTGGATAAACAGAGAGAGAACCTGCTGTTTTACATTATCTTCCTGCGGATCACACCCTTCCTGCCAAACTGGTTCATCAATATTTCCAGTCCTATTGTTAATGTGCCTCTCTGGCCATTTTGTTTAGGAACATTTTTAG gtgTGGCTCCTCCTAGTATATTAGCTGTACAAGCTGGCACCACCTTATACCAGCTCACCTCCTCTAGCGACGCCTTCTCTTTAACATCTGTG GTACTTCTGACTGCTGCAGCTCTGTTGTCTCTAGTTCCAATAATTTTAAGAAGTCGCCTTCGAGAGAAGTTTGACTAG